The nucleotide window TTCGCTTCGAGCGGGAGATCGTCCACCATCCCGGAGCGGTGTCCGTGGTGGCCCTGCACGACGACGCACGGGTGGTGCTCCTGCGGCAGTTCCGGGCGCCCCTCGGGCGGGAGCTGCTCGAGATCCCGGCCGGCAAGCGCGACGTCGAGGGTGAACCGCCGGAGGTGACGGCGAGGCGGGAGTTGGAGGAGGAGACCGGGTTGCGCGCCGGCTCGCTCGAGAAGCTGGTGGAGTTCCACAACTCGGTCGGCTTCTCCGACGAGCATTCCCACGTGTTCCTGGCTCGGGGGCTCGAGTCAGTGGCGGTCGACCGGCAAGGCGTCGAGGAGCGACACATGACCATCGAGCTCGTCCCCCTCGACGAAGCCCTGGCCATGATCGACGCGGGCGTGATCACCGACGCCAAGACCGTCATCGGGTTGACCCTCGCCGCCCGCCGCCTTGGTCGCTGACCCTCCACCCGCACCGCCCGCACTCCCGCTCGAGGCGGAGGAGTTCCTCACGTGGCTGCTCGCCGAGCGAGGTCGATCCCCCAACACCCTGGCGGCCTACCGGCGAGACCTGCGGGCCTACTGTGGCTGGCTGGCCGAGCAGGCGATGCCTCTCGACGGCGTGGCCGAGCACGACATCAACCGCTACGTCGCCCACCTGCGCAATCTCGGACGAGCGCCCTCGTCGGTGGCTCGGGCACTGGTCGCGGTCCGGGCTCTTCACCGGTTCCTGGCCGAGGAAGGCCACCGGGAGGGTGACCCGGCCGCGGTCGTGGAGGTACCCCGGGTGCCCCGGGGGCTCCCGAAGGCGCTCACGGAGACGGAGGTGGAGCAGTTGCTGGCCCAGGTGGCCGGGGACGAACCTCCCGCTCGCCGGGACCGGGCGATCCTCGAGGTCCTCTACGGCACCGGGGTACGCATCTCCGAACTGGTCGGGCTGTCGCTCGGGGATCTCGACCTCGAGGGCGGGCTCATGCGGGTCTACGGAAAGGGGGCGAAGGAGCGGGTCGTGCCCCTCGGTCGCTTCGCCCGTGCCGCTCTCGAGGCGTGGCTGGGGGAGGGCGGGCGGGAGCGGCTGCTGCCGCAGCGCTGGTCCCGCCGTACGGATGCCGACGCGGTGTTCCTGAACCAGCGCGGCGCGCGGCTGTCACGCCAGGGCGCGTGGGGGATCGTGCGTCGCTATGGGGCGGCCGCGGGTCTCGGTGCCCGCCTCACTCCCCATGTGCTACGCCACTCCTGTGCCACCCACATGCTCGATCACGGTGCGGACATCCGCGCCGTGCAGGAGCTGCTCGGTCACGCCTCGCTCAGCACGACCCAGGTCTACACGTTGGTGTCGACCGAACGGTTGCGGGCCGTCTACGAATCGGCGCATCCACGCGCCAGACTCGAGGCGAGGGACTAGCCTGGTAGATCATGAGCCCAGACGCCGACCTGAGCAGTGAAGCCGAGACGACGATCCGTGCCGCGCTCGATGCCGAGGCGGCGCAGCTGCGCGCCCAGATCCGGGAGCTCGGCCGGGACGACTCCTCGCTGCAGTTCGACGACAACTTCGCCGACAGCGCGCAAGTGGCGGCGGAGCAAGGGGAATACCAGACCCTCGCCGCGCAGCTTCGTGAGCAGCTCGCGGACGTGGAGCGGGCCATCGAGAAGCTCGACGCAGGCACCTACGGGCGCTGCGAGGTCTGCGACCAGCCGATCGGTGAGGCCCGGCTCGAGGTGATGCCGGCCACGAGGTTCTGCATCGAGCACGCCGGCTGACACCCGGGGAGGGTCCGTGCTGCGCGCGATCCATCTCGCTCGCCGGTTCCTCGGGTCGCTGCGGCCCGGTGGCCCGCGCCGTTCGGACACCGAGTGGGCCGAGCGCTGGCTCTTGCCGGCGGAGCGAGATCTCTGGCGGAGGATGTGCAACGCGGACCGGCGCCATGCCGTCCGAGTCGCCCGCCGGGTGGAGACGGTGCTGGGAGACGGTGCCACCCGCTCGGTGCTCGCCGCCGCGCTCCTGCACGACGTCGGCAAGCTCGACGCCAACCTCCGCACCTACGGCCGGGTGGTGGCGACGCTCTCTGGGGCGGTTGTGCGGCGAGATCCGGACGTGATCGGCGACTGGACCCGGACCCGCGGTTTCACCCGGCGGGTGGGTCTGTACCTCCAGCACGACCGGCTCGGCGCTGACCTGCTGGCCCTGGCCGGCAGCGACCCGCTCACCGTCGCCTGGGCCCGGGAACACCACCGACCGCCGGACGAGTGGACCGTCCCCGCCGCGGTGGGCCAGGCCCTGCGGGACGCTGACGACGACTGACGGCCTGGATCCTCTTCCCGCTCGGGCGGGCTCTGGTCGGAGCCCAACCTCCCCAGTCGGGCGTTCTGGCAGGTCAAGCGCGTGCTGGGGCACGCGTTTGACCTGCCGGTTGGGGAGAGTGCGCGCTCTGGCTGGTGAAGCGCGTGCTGGGGCACGCGTTTGACCTGCCGGTTGGGGAGGGTGGGGGTTCGCCTGCGGGGAGGCGTCAGGAGCGGGGGACGAGACCCAGCGCCTCGCGGGCCCGAGCCAGCGTTGGTGCAGCCACCGCCCGAGCCTTCTCCGCCCCCTTGGCCAGGATCGCCGCGGTGCCACCCGGGTCCGCCAGCAGCTCCGCGTAGCGTTGCTGGATGGGCCGCAGCAGCTCGCAGACCAGCTCGGCGGCGTCCGCCTTGAGCGGTCCGTATCGGGTGTAGCGAGTGGCGATGGTCTCCGGCTCCTCACCGGTGATGGCGGCCATGATCGACAGCAGGTTCGACACCCCGGGCTTGGCCTCCGGGTCGAAACGGACCTCGGTCTCGGTGTCGGTGACCGCCCGCTTGATCTTGCGTTCCACGCTGGTGAGATCCTCGAGCACCAGGATGGTGCCCTGCGGCGAGTCCTCGGACTTGGACATCTTGCGGGTCGGGTGCTGCAGGTCCATGACCCGAGCACCCACCGTTGGGATCGCCGCTTCGGGGACCACGAAAACGTCGGTGCCGGCCCCGTAGCGGTGGTTGAAGCGGATGGCGAGGTCCCGGGCCAGCTCCAGGTGCTGGCGCTGGTCGTCGCCGACCGGGACCCGATCGGTGTCGTAGAGCAGGATGTCGGCAGCCATGAGTGCCGGGTACGTGAACAGGCCGGCGGACACGAACTCGGCCCCTTCGGACTTGTCCTTGAACTGAGTCATGCGACGCAGCTCACCGAAGGCTGCGGTGCACTCCAGGATCCAGGCCAGCTCGGTGTGCTCGGGGACGTGACTCTGGATGAACAGGGTGGCGACATCAGGATCGATACCGACGGCGAGGAGGACCTGGGCTAGCTCCAGCGTGCGGGCCCGCAGCTCGGTGGGATCCTGCGGGACGGTCAGGGCATGGAGGTCGACGACGCAGTAGAAGGAATCGGCTTCGTGTTGCTCGCGCACCCAGGAGCGCAGGGCACCGAGGAGGTTCCCGAGCTGCACGGCACCGGTGGGCTTGATGCCCGAGAAGACCCGCGTCATGCCGGTCATGCTACGGGGTGCCTCCGGCAGCCCTGAAACGGCTTGCGCTCGACGGTGATCCATCCGGGCTCCACTGGTCGGGTGGCGGGGGAGGATGCGCGCCGCCACCCGGCGGCGCCTCTATCGTGTGTGCGCGATGTCCTACGCCGTGCAGACCCCTGTGTTCGAAGGGCCCTTCGACCTGCTGCTGCACCTGATCCTGCGCGAGCAGGTCGATCTCTACGAGGTGCAGCTGGCGTCCATCGTGGATGCCTACCTGGCGGAGCTCGAGCGGATGGACGCGCTCGACCTGGAGGTGGCCACGGAGTTCCTCCTCATCGCGGCCACCCTGGTGGAGCTGAAGGCCAAGCGCCTGCTGCCTGATGAGCACGGGGTGGATCTCGACGACGAGCTGGCCTTGTGGGAGGAGCGCGACCTGCTGCTCGCCCGCCTGCTCGACTGCAAGACCTTCAAG belongs to Rhabdothermincola sediminis and includes:
- a CDS encoding NUDIX domain-containing protein; translation: MTGPRGTGFRPLGERTLYEGSVISLAIGTFEAPDGLRFEREIVHHPGAVSVVALHDDARVVLLRQFRAPLGRELLEIPAGKRDVEGEPPEVTARRELEEETGLRAGSLEKLVEFHNSVGFSDEHSHVFLARGLESVAVDRQGVEERHMTIELVPLDEALAMIDAGVITDAKTVIGLTLAARRLGR
- the xerD gene encoding site-specific tyrosine recombinase XerD; translation: MVADPPPAPPALPLEAEEFLTWLLAERGRSPNTLAAYRRDLRAYCGWLAEQAMPLDGVAEHDINRYVAHLRNLGRAPSSVARALVAVRALHRFLAEEGHREGDPAAVVEVPRVPRGLPKALTETEVEQLLAQVAGDEPPARRDRAILEVLYGTGVRISELVGLSLGDLDLEGGLMRVYGKGAKERVVPLGRFARAALEAWLGEGGRERLLPQRWSRRTDADAVFLNQRGARLSRQGAWGIVRRYGAAAGLGARLTPHVLRHSCATHMLDHGADIRAVQELLGHASLSTTQVYTLVSTERLRAVYESAHPRARLEARD
- a CDS encoding TraR/DksA family transcriptional regulator, with translation MSPDADLSSEAETTIRAALDAEAAQLRAQIRELGRDDSSLQFDDNFADSAQVAAEQGEYQTLAAQLREQLADVERAIEKLDAGTYGRCEVCDQPIGEARLEVMPATRFCIEHAG
- the trpS gene encoding tryptophan--tRNA ligase; translated protein: MTRVFSGIKPTGAVQLGNLLGALRSWVREQHEADSFYCVVDLHALTVPQDPTELRARTLELAQVLLAVGIDPDVATLFIQSHVPEHTELAWILECTAAFGELRRMTQFKDKSEGAEFVSAGLFTYPALMAADILLYDTDRVPVGDDQRQHLELARDLAIRFNHRYGAGTDVFVVPEAAIPTVGARVMDLQHPTRKMSKSEDSPQGTILVLEDLTSVERKIKRAVTDTETEVRFDPEAKPGVSNLLSIMAAITGEEPETIATRYTRYGPLKADAAELVCELLRPIQQRYAELLADPGGTAAILAKGAEKARAVAAPTLARAREALGLVPRS